The following proteins are encoded in a genomic region of Streptomyces lunaelactis:
- the argH gene encoding argininosuccinate lyase, which produces MSSNNGDVRLWGGRFADGPAEALAKLSASVHFDWRLAPYDIAGSRAHARVLHKAGLLTEDELTRMLAGLDRLEADVADGSFVGTIADEDVHTALERGLLERLGPDLGGKLRAGRSRNDQVATLFRMYLRDHARIIGALIAELQDALVGLAEAHPDVAMPGRTHLQHAQPVLFSHHVLAHVQSLSRDAERLRQWDERTAVSPYGSGALAGSSLGLDPEAVAKDLGFEHGSSGNSIDGTASRDFVAEFAFITAMIGVNLSRIAEEVIIWNTKEFSFVTLHDAFSTGSSIMPQKKNPDIAELARGKSGRLIGNLTGLLATLKALPLAYNRDLQEDKEPVFDSCDQLEVLLPAFTGMMATLTVNRERMEELAPAGFSLATDIAEWLVKQGVPFRVAHEVAGECVKVCERQGIELDELTDEQFAKISEHLTPEVRTVLNVQGALASRSGRGGTAPSAVAVQLTELKANLVIQHAWATAKK; this is translated from the coding sequence GTGAGCAGCAACAACGGTGACGTACGGCTCTGGGGCGGCCGCTTCGCCGACGGCCCGGCCGAGGCGCTGGCCAAGCTGTCGGCGTCGGTCCACTTCGACTGGCGCCTCGCGCCGTACGACATCGCGGGCTCGCGCGCGCACGCTCGCGTGCTCCACAAGGCGGGACTGCTCACCGAGGACGAGCTGACGCGCATGCTGGCCGGACTCGACCGGCTCGAGGCCGATGTCGCCGACGGCTCCTTCGTGGGCACGATCGCCGACGAGGACGTCCACACCGCGCTGGAGCGCGGTCTGCTGGAGCGCCTCGGCCCCGACCTCGGCGGCAAGCTGCGGGCCGGGCGGTCGAGGAACGACCAGGTCGCGACCCTCTTCCGGATGTATCTGCGCGACCACGCGCGGATCATCGGCGCTCTGATCGCCGAGCTCCAGGACGCGCTGGTGGGCTTGGCGGAGGCGCACCCGGACGTCGCCATGCCGGGCCGTACGCACCTCCAGCACGCCCAGCCGGTGCTCTTCTCGCACCACGTCCTGGCGCATGTCCAGTCCCTGTCGCGGGACGCGGAAAGGCTGCGGCAGTGGGACGAGCGCACGGCCGTCTCCCCGTACGGATCGGGCGCGCTCGCCGGGTCCTCGCTCGGCCTCGACCCGGAGGCGGTGGCGAAGGACCTGGGCTTCGAACACGGCTCTTCCGGCAACTCCATCGACGGCACGGCCTCCCGTGACTTCGTGGCGGAGTTCGCCTTCATCACCGCGATGATCGGCGTGAACCTGTCGCGGATCGCGGAGGAGGTCATCATCTGGAACACGAAGGAGTTCTCCTTCGTCACCCTCCACGACGCCTTCTCGACCGGCTCGTCGATCATGCCGCAGAAGAAGAACCCGGACATCGCGGAACTGGCGCGCGGCAAGTCGGGCCGTCTGATCGGCAATCTGACGGGCTTGCTGGCGACGCTGAAGGCGCTCCCGCTCGCGTACAACCGTGACCTCCAGGAGGACAAGGAGCCGGTCTTCGACTCCTGCGACCAACTGGAAGTACTGCTCCCCGCGTTCACCGGCATGATGGCCACGCTCACGGTCAACCGCGAACGGATGGAGGAGCTGGCCCCGGCCGGCTTCTCGCTCGCGACGGACATCGCCGAGTGGCTGGTCAAGCAGGGGGTCCCGTTCCGGGTGGCGCACGAGGTCGCGGGCGAGTGCGTCAAGGTGTGCGAGCGGCAGGGGATCGAGCTGGACGAGCTGACGGACGAGCAGTTCGCGAAGATCTCGGAGCACCTGACCCCGGAGGTACGCACGGTCCTGAACGTCCAGGGCGCGCTGGCGTCGCGGAGCGGCCGCGGGGGTACGGCGCCGTCGGCTGTGGCCGTCCAGCTCACGGAGCTGAAGGCGAACCTGGTCATCCAGCACGCGTGGGCCACCGCCAAGAAGTAG
- a CDS encoding MetQ/NlpA family ABC transporter substrate-binding protein produces MRKNIKLTAAAAATAALALGLTACGTASDPGATSDSGGKADESKALVVAASPTPHADILNYVKANLAKKAGLNLEVKEFTDYVLPNTATESGQVDANFFQHKPYLDDFNTKNKTHIVPVVNVHLEPLGLYSKKVKDLKEIKAGQTIAVPNDTTNEGRALKLLADNGLITLKSGVGSDAKLSDIEDKKGLEFKEIEAATLPRALNDVDAAVINGNYAIEADLKPAKDSLALEKADGNPYANFLAVKAGNENDARVQKLAKLLNSPEVKKFIEDTYAGSVVPAFGAVK; encoded by the coding sequence GTGCGCAAGAACATCAAGCTCACCGCGGCTGCCGCCGCCACCGCCGCCCTCGCTCTCGGCCTCACCGCCTGCGGCACCGCCTCCGACCCGGGTGCCACGTCCGACTCCGGCGGCAAGGCCGACGAGTCCAAGGCGCTGGTCGTCGCCGCGTCCCCGACGCCGCACGCCGACATCCTCAACTACGTCAAGGCCAACCTCGCGAAGAAGGCCGGACTCAACCTCGAGGTCAAGGAGTTCACGGACTACGTCCTGCCGAACACCGCCACCGAGAGCGGCCAGGTCGACGCCAACTTCTTCCAGCACAAGCCGTACCTCGACGACTTCAACACGAAGAACAAGACCCACATCGTCCCGGTCGTCAATGTGCACCTGGAGCCACTGGGCCTCTACTCCAAGAAGGTCAAGGACCTCAAGGAGATCAAGGCCGGCCAGACCATCGCCGTACCGAACGACACCACCAACGAGGGCCGCGCGCTCAAGCTGCTCGCCGACAACGGCCTGATCACCCTCAAGTCCGGTGTCGGTTCGGACGCCAAGCTTTCCGACATCGAGGACAAGAAGGGCCTGGAGTTCAAGGAGATCGAGGCCGCCACGCTGCCGCGCGCCCTGAACGACGTCGACGCTGCGGTCATCAACGGCAACTACGCCATCGAGGCCGACCTCAAGCCCGCCAAGGACTCCCTGGCGCTGGAGAAGGCGGACGGCAACCCCTACGCCAACTTCCTCGCGGTCAAGGCCGGGAACGAGAACGACGCCCGCGTGCAGAAGCTGGCGAAGCTCCTCAACTCCCCCGAGGTGAAGAAGTTCATCGAGGACACGTACGCGGGCTCCGTCGTGCCGGCCTTCGGCGCCGTCAAGTAG
- a CDS encoding GNAT family N-acetyltransferase gives MGMSVTISAAAAQDAEHILKLQYLCYQSEAELYGDYGIEPLTQSLDDLRAEIAQGHALVARLGDEVVASVRGRVDEGGTARIAKLIVHPRMQRHGLGGRLLDAIEEHFAGEPAAKRFQLFTGHRSESNLRLYRSRGYVPVSSEQVGPRLALVTLEKEAAARACVASA, from the coding sequence ATGGGCATGAGCGTGACCATCTCAGCGGCAGCGGCGCAGGACGCAGAACACATCCTCAAGCTGCAGTATCTGTGCTATCAGAGCGAGGCCGAGCTCTACGGCGACTACGGAATCGAGCCCCTCACCCAGTCCCTCGATGATCTGCGGGCCGAAATAGCCCAGGGCCACGCCCTGGTCGCACGGCTCGGGGACGAGGTGGTGGCCTCGGTGCGCGGCCGGGTCGACGAGGGCGGGACGGCCCGGATCGCCAAGCTCATCGTCCATCCCCGGATGCAGCGGCACGGCCTGGGCGGCCGGCTGCTCGACGCGATCGAGGAACACTTCGCGGGAGAGCCGGCGGCCAAGCGGTTCCAGCTCTTCACCGGTCACCGCAGCGAGAGCAATCTGCGGCTGTACCGCAGCCGTGGCTATGTGCCGGTCTCCAGCGAGCAGGTCGGCCCGAGGCTCGCGCTCGTCACACTGGAGAAGGAGGCCGCGGCGCGGGCCTGTGTCGCGAGTGCCTAG
- a CDS encoding MFS transporter: protein MTGTDLQTTRAEAVRSPGRWLALAVLVLAVLLVAVDATVLGLATPFLSEDLQPSGTQLLWIGDVYSFVIAGLLVSMGSLGDRIGRKKLLLVGAVAFGAVSVLNAYATSPEMMILARALLGVAGATLMPSTLALIRNIFHDPKERSLAVGIWGAAASAGAAVGPVVGGFLLEHFWWGSVFLINLPVMAVLVLVGIKLLPESRDPNPGPWDLISVFLSLIGIVSVVYAVKEAAVHGFRWDAAAAAVIGLAALYWFARRQLTLPSPLLDMRLFHHRGFSGAVLADLLTILGLSGLVFFLSQFLQLVQERSPLEAGLIELPAAVGAVGAGLMAGYLARRASVRSAVSGGLTAVGLALAACTAISASTGVVALGIALFVGGIGAGLAFTVTADVILSTVPKRQAGAASGVSETAYELGAALGIALLGTIVTGIYRGFSAPPGIPADAAAAAHDSLGGAVEAAKELPPEQGAAMVSAAQDAFTDGFQTAAAVGAGVLFATAVAAWFLLRGQKLEEGLEHP from the coding sequence ATGACCGGTACCGACCTGCAGACGACGAGAGCGGAAGCCGTACGCAGTCCCGGCCGGTGGCTCGCCCTCGCCGTACTCGTACTGGCCGTCCTGCTGGTCGCCGTGGATGCGACCGTGCTCGGCCTCGCCACGCCGTTCCTCAGCGAGGACTTGCAGCCCTCCGGCACGCAGCTGCTGTGGATCGGCGACGTCTACTCGTTCGTCATCGCCGGTCTGCTCGTCTCCATGGGCAGCCTCGGCGACCGGATCGGCCGCAAGAAACTGCTGCTGGTCGGCGCGGTCGCCTTCGGCGCGGTCTCCGTGCTCAACGCGTACGCCACGAGCCCCGAGATGATGATCCTGGCACGGGCGCTGCTCGGTGTCGCGGGCGCCACCCTGATGCCGTCGACCCTCGCGCTGATCCGCAATATCTTCCACGACCCCAAGGAGCGCAGCCTCGCCGTCGGTATCTGGGGCGCCGCGGCCTCCGCGGGCGCCGCTGTCGGCCCCGTCGTCGGCGGCTTCCTGCTGGAGCACTTCTGGTGGGGCTCGGTCTTCCTGATCAACCTGCCCGTCATGGCGGTGCTGGTGCTCGTCGGCATCAAACTCCTGCCGGAGTCCCGCGACCCCAACCCCGGCCCCTGGGACCTGATCAGCGTCTTCCTCTCGCTGATCGGCATCGTCAGTGTCGTCTACGCAGTCAAGGAGGCGGCGGTGCACGGCTTCCGCTGGGACGCCGCCGCGGCCGCGGTCATCGGCCTCGCCGCGCTGTACTGGTTCGCACGACGGCAGTTGACCCTGCCCTCACCCCTGCTGGACATGCGCCTCTTCCACCACCGGGGCTTCTCCGGCGCGGTCCTCGCCGATCTGCTGACCATCCTCGGCCTGTCCGGACTTGTCTTCTTCCTCTCACAGTTCCTGCAACTGGTGCAGGAGCGCTCGCCGTTGGAAGCGGGACTGATCGAACTGCCCGCCGCGGTCGGCGCGGTGGGCGCAGGCCTCATGGCCGGCTATCTCGCCCGCCGAGCCTCCGTACGCAGCGCGGTGTCCGGCGGACTGACGGCGGTCGGCCTCGCACTCGCCGCCTGTACGGCGATCAGCGCCTCCACCGGAGTCGTCGCGCTCGGCATCGCGCTGTTCGTCGGCGGCATCGGAGCCGGCCTCGCCTTCACGGTGACCGCGGACGTCATCCTCTCCACCGTGCCCAAGCGGCAGGCGGGCGCTGCCTCCGGGGTGTCCGAGACGGCATACGAACTGGGCGCGGCGCTCGGCATCGCACTGCTCGGGACCATCGTGACCGGCATCTACCGCGGCTTCAGCGCGCCGCCCGGCATTCCCGCCGACGCGGCCGCGGCGGCGCACGACTCGCTCGGCGGCGCCGTCGAGGCGGCGAAGGAGCTGCCCCCGGAGCAGGGTGCCGCGATGGTGTCGGCCGCGCAGGACGCCTTCACCGACGGCTTCCAGACGGCCGCCGCGGTCGGTGCGGGCGTACTGTTCGCGACCGCCGTCGCGGCCTGGTTCCTGCTGCGCGGCCAGAAGCTCGAGGAAGGCCTCGAGCACCCGTGA
- a CDS encoding sigma-70 family RNA polymerase sigma factor, with protein sequence MTLVEDTPAHVVSTLRRLVSAEATAEAPGTAMEAGDLEQAVWVRLLERLDGDGPPPDAARWVKSAVRAEARRARRTAARELPYGHDPSADPAGSPEGAALRAERCRTLWAAVARTPGNCPRLLTAMLSPNDPTYREIAGELGISQGSLGPMRSRCLGCLRRMLAAEVGAPEHGGKER encoded by the coding sequence ATGACGCTTGTCGAAGACACCCCCGCCCATGTGGTCAGCACCCTGCGCCGGCTGGTCAGCGCCGAGGCCACGGCAGAGGCGCCGGGCACCGCCATGGAGGCCGGCGACCTGGAACAGGCCGTCTGGGTACGTCTGCTCGAGCGACTCGACGGGGACGGGCCGCCGCCGGACGCCGCGCGCTGGGTCAAGTCGGCCGTACGCGCGGAGGCGCGGCGCGCCCGCCGGACGGCCGCCCGTGAACTCCCGTACGGTCACGACCCCTCTGCCGACCCGGCCGGCAGCCCCGAGGGGGCCGCGCTGAGGGCCGAGCGGTGCCGCACGCTGTGGGCCGCGGTCGCGCGCACTCCGGGTAACTGCCCACGACTGCTTACTGCGATGTTGTCCCCCAACGACCCCACCTACCGGGAAATCGCAGGGGAGTTGGGAATCTCACAAGGAAGTCTGGGGCCGATGCGTTCCCGTTGCCTGGGATGCCTGCGCAGAATGCTCGCGGCAGAGGTTGGCGCTCCTGAACATGGGGGAAAGGAGCGGTAG
- a CDS encoding glycerophosphodiester phosphodiesterase, which yields MTQGESRSPGRRTVLGAAVLGTAALGAGSTAAQANERNSGHGSSYKDLPHPTVIGHRGASGYRPEHTLGSYQLALDLGAHVVEQDLVPTKDGHLVCRHENDITGTTDVAAHPEFASRRTTKSIDGVTLTGWFTEDFTLAELKTLRAKERIPANRQENTLYDGRWAIPTFEEVLRWAEKEGHRRGRPVWLHVETKHPTYFRGLGLGLEERLAGLLRRYGRDRRNSPVFLQSFEPSSMQRMAELVSSPRVVLLSAAGTRPWDFVEAGDPRTVADLVKPEGLKWIASYAQGIGPTLDLIIPKDASGRLTTPTTLVRDAHAKGLILHPYTIRNENTFLPADFRRGTDPNAYGDAFGAFKVYFETGIDGIFTDNPDTGLLAAADFRS from the coding sequence ATGACACAGGGTGAGAGCAGAAGTCCGGGGCGTCGGACCGTCCTGGGAGCGGCCGTTCTCGGCACGGCCGCCCTGGGGGCCGGCAGCACGGCCGCGCAGGCCAACGAGCGCAACAGCGGCCACGGTTCGTCGTACAAGGACCTGCCCCACCCGACGGTCATCGGCCACCGCGGCGCCAGCGGCTACCGGCCCGAGCACACCCTCGGCTCCTACCAGCTCGCCCTCGACCTGGGCGCCCACGTCGTCGAGCAGGACCTGGTGCCCACCAAGGACGGCCATCTCGTATGCCGTCACGAGAACGACATCACGGGCACGACGGATGTCGCCGCCCACCCGGAGTTCGCGTCCCGCAGGACCACCAAGTCCATCGACGGCGTCACCCTCACGGGCTGGTTCACGGAGGACTTCACGCTCGCCGAGCTGAAGACACTGCGCGCCAAGGAGCGGATCCCCGCCAACCGCCAGGAGAACACCCTCTACGACGGCCGCTGGGCCATCCCCACCTTCGAGGAGGTGCTGCGCTGGGCCGAGAAGGAGGGCCACCGGCGCGGCCGCCCCGTCTGGCTGCATGTCGAGACCAAGCACCCCACCTACTTCCGCGGGCTCGGACTCGGTCTCGAGGAGCGGCTCGCGGGGCTGCTGCGCCGCTACGGTCGCGACCGCCGCAACTCCCCGGTCTTCCTCCAGTCGTTCGAGCCGAGCAGCATGCAGCGGATGGCCGAGCTGGTCTCCTCGCCGCGCGTGGTCCTGCTGTCGGCAGCCGGCACCCGGCCCTGGGACTTCGTCGAGGCGGGCGATCCGCGCACCGTCGCCGATCTGGTCAAGCCCGAGGGCCTGAAGTGGATCGCTTCGTACGCGCAGGGCATCGGCCCGACCCTCGACCTGATCATCCCGAAGGACGCGAGCGGCAGGCTCACCACGCCGACGACGCTGGTACGGGACGCCCACGCCAAGGGCCTGATCCTGCACCCGTACACGATCCGCAACGAGAACACCTTCCTGCCCGCCGACTTCCGGCGCGGCACCGACCCGAACGCGTACGGCGATGCCTTCGGCGCCTTCAAGGTCTACTTCGAGACCGGCATCGACGGGATCTTCACCGACAATCCGGACACCGGGCTGCTGGCCGCCGCCGACTTCCGTAGCTGA
- a CDS encoding lysophospholipid acyltransferase family protein produces MTLIKAVLGPILHLMFRPRVEGAKNIPGTGPVILAGNHLTFIDSMILPLVCARPVHFIGKDEYVTGKGLKGRLMAWFFTGSGMIPVDRDGANGGVAALMTGRRVLEEGKIFGIYPEGTRSPDGRLYRGRTGIARLTLMTGAPVVPFAVIGTDKLQPGGAGLPRPGRVTIRFGEPMEFSRYDGMDRDRYVLRAVTDSVMTEVMELSGQEYVDMYATKAKAA; encoded by the coding sequence TTGACGCTCATCAAGGCAGTGCTCGGGCCGATCCTGCACCTGATGTTCCGCCCCCGTGTGGAAGGCGCCAAGAACATCCCCGGGACGGGACCGGTCATCCTCGCCGGAAACCACCTCACGTTCATCGACTCGATGATCCTTCCGCTGGTCTGCGCCCGTCCGGTCCACTTCATCGGCAAGGACGAGTACGTCACGGGCAAGGGCCTCAAGGGCCGCCTGATGGCCTGGTTCTTCACCGGCAGCGGCATGATCCCGGTCGACCGTGACGGCGCCAACGGCGGCGTGGCAGCGCTGATGACCGGCCGCCGGGTGCTGGAGGAGGGCAAGATCTTCGGCATCTACCCGGAGGGCACCCGCTCCCCGGACGGCCGGCTGTACCGGGGCCGTACGGGTATCGCCCGGCTCACCCTGATGACCGGCGCGCCCGTGGTCCCGTTCGCGGTGATCGGCACCGACAAGCTGCAGCCGGGCGGCGCGGGTCTGCCGCGGCCGGGCCGGGTGACGATCCGCTTCGGCGAGCCGATGGAGTTCTCGCGCTACGACGGCATGGACCGCGACCGCTATGTACTGCGCGCGGTGACGGACTCGGTGATGACCGAGGTGATGGAGCTGTCCGGCCAGGAGTACGTGGACATGTACGCGACGAAGGCGAAGGCGGCCTGA
- a CDS encoding methionine ABC transporter permease, protein MTWSEMQPLLSQGTVDTLYMVLWSTVVTVAGGLPLGVLLVLTDKGGLLQNTPVNKVVGVIVNIGRSLPFIILLIALIPFTTLVVGTFIGPTAMIVPLAVGAIPFFARLVETAIREVDHGLVEAVQSMGGSIPTIVRKVLLPQALPSLVSGVTTTVIVLVGYSAMAGAVGGEGLGSKAVTYGFQRFETQFMLITVVILIALVTVVQLIGDGAVRLLARRGRTA, encoded by the coding sequence GTGACCTGGTCGGAAATGCAGCCGCTGCTGAGCCAGGGCACCGTCGACACCCTCTACATGGTGCTCTGGTCCACCGTCGTCACCGTCGCCGGCGGACTGCCGCTCGGTGTGCTGCTCGTCCTCACCGACAAGGGCGGACTGCTGCAGAACACCCCGGTGAACAAGGTCGTCGGCGTGATCGTGAACATCGGCCGCTCGCTGCCGTTCATCATCCTGCTGATCGCGCTGATCCCCTTCACCACCCTGGTGGTAGGCACCTTCATCGGTCCCACCGCGATGATCGTGCCGCTCGCCGTCGGCGCCATTCCGTTCTTCGCGCGGCTCGTCGAGACCGCGATCCGCGAGGTCGACCACGGACTGGTCGAGGCCGTCCAGTCGATGGGCGGCTCCATCCCGACGATCGTCCGCAAGGTCCTGCTGCCGCAGGCCCTTCCCTCGCTGGTCTCCGGCGTCACCACCACCGTGATCGTGCTCGTCGGCTACTCGGCGATGGCCGGAGCGGTCGGCGGTGAGGGGCTCGGCTCGAAGGCCGTCACCTACGGATTCCAGCGCTTCGAGACCCAGTTCATGCTGATCACGGTCGTCATCCTGATCGCGCTCGTCACTGTCGTACAGCTCATCGGCGACGGAGCCGTACGGCTCCTGGCGCGCCGCGGCCGTACCGCCTGA
- a CDS encoding methionine ABC transporter ATP-binding protein produces MITTTGLTKTYRAHQSRGREVTALDGVDLHVREGEVFGVIGQSGAGKSSLIRCVNLLERPTAGTVTVAGQDLTALAGRGRRASKELREARSRIGMVFQHFNLLSSRTVKDNVELPLEILGISGAERSRKALELLDLVGLSDKARAYPGQLSGGQKQRVGIARALAGDPKVLLSDEATSALDPETTRSILQLLRDLNQQLGLTVLLITHEMDVVKTICDSAALMKKGKIIESGTVSELLATPGSELAQELFPVGGEASGPQSTVIDVTFHGETATQPVISQLSRTYNIDISILGAAMDTVAGKQIGRMRIELPGRYEENVVPVGFLREQGLQVEVVDPDAGPDASAEPVALPAQSAAALIKEGAK; encoded by the coding sequence GTGATCACCACTACGGGCCTTACGAAAACGTACCGGGCTCACCAGTCCCGAGGCCGCGAGGTCACCGCTCTGGACGGCGTCGACCTGCACGTCCGTGAGGGCGAGGTCTTCGGAGTCATCGGCCAGAGCGGAGCCGGCAAGTCCTCGCTCATCCGCTGCGTCAATCTGCTGGAGCGCCCCACCGCCGGCACCGTGACCGTCGCCGGCCAGGACCTCACCGCGCTCGCGGGCCGCGGCCGGCGAGCGAGCAAGGAACTGCGCGAGGCGCGCAGCCGTATCGGCATGGTCTTCCAGCACTTCAACCTGCTGTCCTCGCGGACGGTCAAGGACAACGTCGAACTGCCCCTGGAAATCCTCGGGATCTCGGGCGCCGAACGCTCCCGCAAGGCACTGGAGCTGCTCGACCTGGTCGGCCTCTCCGACAAGGCCAGGGCGTACCCCGGCCAGCTGTCCGGCGGCCAGAAGCAGCGCGTCGGCATCGCCCGTGCGCTGGCCGGTGACCCGAAGGTGCTGCTCTCCGACGAGGCGACCAGCGCGCTCGACCCCGAGACCACCCGCTCGATCCTCCAGTTGCTGCGCGACCTCAACCAGCAACTGGGACTGACCGTACTGCTCATCACGCACGAGATGGACGTCGTCAAGACGATCTGCGACTCGGCCGCCCTGATGAAGAAGGGGAAGATCATCGAATCCGGAACGGTGAGCGAACTGCTCGCGACGCCCGGCTCGGAGCTGGCCCAGGAGCTGTTCCCGGTGGGCGGCGAGGCCTCAGGGCCACAGAGCACGGTCATCGACGTCACTTTCCACGGCGAGACCGCCACCCAGCCGGTGATCTCCCAGCTCTCGCGCACGTACAACATCGACATATCGATCCTCGGCGCCGCGATGGACACCGTCGCCGGCAAGCAGATCGGCCGGATGCGCATCGAACTGCCCGGCCGTTACGAGGAGAACGTCGTCCCGGTCGGCTTCCTGCGCGAGCAGGGCCTCCAGGTGGAGGTCGTCGACCCGGACGCCGGCCCCGACGCCTCCGCCGAGCCGGTCGCCCTCCCTGCGCAGAGCGCCGCCGCGCTGATCAAGGAAGGTGCCAAGTGA
- a CDS encoding TetR/AcrR family transcriptional regulator yields the protein MTVDREQVLRTAAALLSRKATATMDEVARAAGIGRATLHRHFAGRHSLVKALESLGIQEFEAALDAARLDDGTAEDALRRLVAEVEPAAPLLAFLVTENQLFEGDQMNEGWNRLDARVSALFRRGQEQGEFRIDLTPAWLTEALYGLVGAGAWSVQEGRVAAKDFQYMIAELLLGGARRSVRE from the coding sequence ATGACAGTCGACCGCGAACAGGTCCTCCGTACCGCCGCCGCCCTGCTCTCCCGCAAGGCGACCGCCACCATGGACGAAGTCGCCCGAGCGGCGGGCATCGGGCGGGCCACGCTGCACCGGCACTTCGCCGGGCGGCACTCGCTCGTCAAAGCGCTCGAGAGCCTCGGCATCCAGGAGTTCGAGGCCGCCCTCGACGCCGCCCGGCTCGACGACGGCACGGCCGAGGACGCCCTGCGCCGGCTGGTCGCCGAGGTGGAGCCGGCCGCCCCGCTGCTCGCCTTTCTCGTCACCGAGAACCAGCTCTTCGAGGGCGACCAGATGAACGAGGGCTGGAACCGCCTCGACGCCCGCGTCTCCGCGCTCTTCCGGCGCGGCCAGGAGCAGGGCGAGTTCCGTATCGATCTCACCCCCGCCTGGCTGACCGAGGCCCTCTACGGGCTCGTCGGCGCCGGCGCCTGGTCGGTGCAGGAGGGGCGGGTCGCCGCCAAGGACTTTCAGTACATGATCGCCGAGCTGCTGCTCGGCGGGGCACGACGGAGTGTGAGGGAATGA
- a CDS encoding HAD domain-containing protein, with protein MKPLLLIDVDGPLNPYAARAQRRPEGYATHRMRPSGWTETKPLRVWLNPEHGVELLALADSYELVWATTWKGEANEWIGPHLGLPELPYIDWPVMHGKAPRGTFWKTQYILEYAAGRPFAWIDDDITALDHEWVDQHHLAAALLLRVSERVGLLRPDFDALADWAAAL; from the coding sequence ATGAAGCCGCTGCTGCTGATCGATGTCGATGGTCCGCTCAACCCCTACGCCGCGCGTGCGCAGCGCAGACCGGAGGGTTACGCGACCCACCGGATGCGTCCCTCGGGCTGGACGGAGACCAAGCCGCTGCGCGTCTGGCTCAACCCGGAGCACGGCGTCGAGCTGCTGGCACTCGCCGACTCGTACGAGCTCGTCTGGGCGACGACCTGGAAGGGCGAGGCAAATGAATGGATAGGCCCGCATCTCGGGCTGCCCGAACTGCCGTACATCGACTGGCCCGTGATGCACGGAAAGGCCCCTCGCGGGACCTTCTGGAAGACGCAGTACATCCTGGAGTACGCGGCCGGGCGGCCGTTCGCCTGGATCGACGACGACATCACGGCGCTTGACCATGAATGGGTGGATCAACACCACCTGGCCGCCGCCCTGTTGCTGCGCGTCAGCGAGCGGGTCGGACTGCTCCGGCCGGACTTCGACGCGCTCGCGGACTGGGCGGCGGCGCTGTAG